A genomic stretch from Aedes albopictus strain Foshan chromosome 2, AalbF5, whole genome shotgun sequence includes:
- the LOC134286374 gene encoding uncharacterized protein K02A2.6-like: MHYVRDCTYTKHVCRDCKQTGHKEGYCGCYTSKATTSKKKKTVNGIFCINQVSCTSRRKFLTVDINGSQATLQLDTASDITIISQKVWRMNLGSPSLTTTTRTAKTASGNQLHLLVTVGGVTKTATFYVTRNGINLFGLDWIELFELWDTPLSSICNQVQATSDHINQVDRYKAAYPEVFKSGLGHCKKMKVRLYLKPDARPVFKPKRPVPYTSMEKIDAELDRLQSLGIIEPVDFSQWAAPIVVVKKPGGKVRICADYSTGLNAVLEPNHYPLPVPDDIFTKLNGCRYFNIIDLSDAYLQVEVDDDSKQLLTINTHRGLFRFNRLAPGVKSAPGAFQQLMNTMIAGLKGVDSFLDDIFIYSKTEKEHHQILNALFKRLQDYGFVLREEKCNILQNQVKFLAHIVDEKGLHPDPAKVDAIVKMPPPKDVTTLRSFLGAVNFYAKFVPEMHQLRRPLDAMLKKDAKFVWTKECQRSFQRFKEVLQSDLLLTHYDPSLDIIVAADASQSGIGACLLHKLPDGSIKAVAHASRSLTPAEANYGQIEKEGLALVFAVTKFHRMLLGRKFTLQTDHQPLLRIFGQKKGIPVHTANRLQRWALTLLCYDFEIEYVSTTQFGYADVLSRLIDNYVKPEEDFIIASIQLEDDIEIPLQEAISSLPVTFKSVRDATLKCPVLQQVTNFIKNGWPSKLDNITSTAVQPFFAHRDALSVVKDCIMMSNRLVIPENYRQRILKQLHRGHPGMERMKAVARSYVYWPRIDDNIVDFVRRCESCAIHSKTPTKVSLQSWPLTKSPWERLHIDFAGPLNGLYFLVVVDAFSKWPEIRIVRSPTWTSDMDENTAVTEFLNELFSRFGIPNVIVSDNGTQFTSEQFAVLCRRNGIQHFRISPYHPQSNGQAERFVDTLKRSLHKINEGENMSETLQTFLQVYRTTPSRVLDGKTPSQLMLGRNMRTTLDLLHNEQPPPAIRNHHQEEQFNRKHGVTTRDFHRGDMVYAKVYSSNTKWQWVPGVIIEAIGRVNHNVLLDDWHGRKKLIRSHSNQLKLRFNEASVATDSTALDILVDMFSLQTRSPASQVQRIQPEQETIPIPSTSSFEPQPEMDDQLPAVSNQPGRTEDGSESMIEHGRAEQPELIDDTNDPPVEVNFAPARSSRPQRTIRMPSRFEPYLLWR, from the exons ATGCATTACGTCCGGGACTGCACCTACACGAAGCATGTTTGCCGGGACTGCAAGCAAACCGGCCACAAGGAAGGTTACTGTGGATGCTACACATCCAAGGCGACGACGTCCAAGAAGAAGAAAACCGTCAACGGAATTTTCTGCATCAACCAGGTGAGCTGTACATCAAGGCGGAAGTTCCTGACTGTGGACATCAACGGGTCACAAGCTACTCTTCAGTTGGACACTGCGTCGGACATCACCATCATTTCGCAGAAGGTGTGGAGGATGAACCTGGGATCGCCATCACTCACAACCACAACACGGACTGCCAAAACAGCGTCGGGAAATCAACTCCATCTTCTCG TCACGGTCGGAGGAGTCACCAAAACCGCAACTTTCTATGTAACCAGAAACGGCATCAACCTGTTCGGATTGGATTGGATCGAGCTATTCGAACTGTGGGATACACCGCTGTCTTCAATTTGCAATCAAGTCCAAGCCACTTCAGATCACATCAATCAAGTCGATCGGTACAAAGCTGCGTATCCAGAAGTCTTCAAGTCCGGCCTTGGACACTGCAAAAAGATGAAAGTACGACTGTATCTCAAGCCCGATGCTAGACCCGTTTTCAAGCCTAAACGACCAGTTCCTTACACGTCCATGGAGAAGATCGACGCAGAGTTGGACCGTCTCCAATCATTGGGAATAATCGAACCAGTGGATTTTTCACAGTGGGCTGCTCCGATCGTTGTCGTGAAGAAACCTGGAGGAAAAGTTCGAATATGTGCTGACTACTCAACAGGATTGAACGCTGTCTTGGAGCCGAACCACTATCCACTACCAGTTCCTGATGACATCTTTACGAAGCTCAACGGTTGCCGGTATTTTAACATCATCGACCTCAGCGACGCCTACCTTCAAGTGGAAGTGGATGATGATTCAAAACAGCTGCTCACAATCAACACTCACCGAGGACTTTTCCGATTCAACCGGCTCGCACCTGGTGTCAAATCTGCTCCCGGGGCTTTCCAACAATTGATGAATACCATGATCGCCGGTCTCAAAGGAGTGGATTCGTTTTTGGACGACATTTTCATCTACAGCAAAACCGAAAAGGAACATCACCAGATTCTCAACGCACTATTCAAACGACTTCAAGATTATGGTTTCGTTTTGCGCGAAGAAAAGTGCAACATTCTTCAGAATCAAGTGAAGTTTCTGGCACACATCGTAGACGAGAAAGGCCTCCATCCTGACCCAGCCAAAGTGGATGCCATTGTGAAGATGCCGCCTCCCAAAGACGTCACAACCCTACGTTCATTCCTTGGTGCAGTAAACTTTTATGCGAAGTTCGTGCCCGAAATGCATCAACTGCGACGCCCGCTTGACGCAATGCTCAAGAAAGACGCAAAATTCGTTTGGACCAAAGAATGCCAGAGATCGTTCCAGCGTTTCAAAGAGGTACTCCAATCGGATTTGCTCCTGACCCATTATGACCCTTCATTGGATATCATTGTTGCTGCCGATGCTTCGCAATCTGGAATCGGTGCCTGCCTTCTACACAAGCTTCCGGATGGTTCAATCAAAGCCGTGGCGCATGCATCTCGATCACTCACTCCGGCAGAGGCAAATTACGGACAGATAGAGAAGGAAGGACTCGCACTGGttttcgctgtaacaaaattccATCGAATGCTGCTAGGTCGCAAATTCACTCTCCAGACGGATCACCAACCACTCCTGCGAATTTTTGGACAAAAGAAGGGAATTCCGGTTCATACGGCCAACCGCCTTCAACGTTGGGCTTTGACGCTTCTATGCTATGATTTTGAAATCGAGTACGTGTCCACAACTCAATTTGGATATGCCGACGTTCTCTCTCGCCTCATCGACAATTACGTCAAACCAGAGGAAGATTTCATCATCGCATCCATTCAATTAGAAGACGACATCGAAATTCCGCTTCAAGAAGCTATCAGCTCGCTACCCGTGACATTCAAGTCGGTTCGTGATGCTACTCTCAAATGTCCAGTCCTACAGCAAGTGACAAACTTCATCAAGAATGGGTGGCCTTCCAAACTCGACAACATCACCAGCACGGCAGTACAACCCTTTTTCGCTCATCGAGACGCACTATCAGTAGTAAAGGACTGCATCATGATGTCTAACCGTTTGGTCATTCCGGAAAACTACCGTCAGCGTATCCTCAAGCAACTCCATAGAGGACATCCAGGAATGGAGAGGATGAAAGCTGTTGCACGCAGCTACGTGTATTGGCCAAGGATCGATGACAACATTGTCGATTTTGTTAGAAGATGTGAAAGCTGCGCTATCCATTCGAAAACACCGACGAAAGTTTCCCTGCAATCCTGGCCATTAACCAAATCTCCCTGGGAACGTCTTCACATCGATTTCGCTGGCCCGCTCAACGGTTTGTACTTTCTGGTAGTTGTTGACGCCTTTTCCAAATGGCCAGAAATTCGCATCGTACGATCCCCGACATGGACATCcgacatggacgagaaca CAGCAGTAACCGAGTTCCTGAACGAgctgttttcacgatttggaattcCCAACGTCATAGTTTCCGATAATGGCACCCAATTCACATCGGAACAGTTCGCAGTTCTGTGCAGAAGAAACGGCATTCAACACTTCCGGATTTCACCGTATCACCCTCAGTCCAATGGTCAGGCGGAACGATTCGTCGATACTCTGAAAAGATCTTTGCACAAAATCAACGAGGGGGAAAACATGTCAGAAACGCTCCAGACTTTCCTTCAAGTATACCGGACCACTCCAAGTCGTGTGCTGGACGGCAAGACTCCATCGCAGCTGATGCTTGGTCGGAACATGAGGACAACTCTGGATCTGCTCCATAATGAACAACCACCACCGGCAATTCGCAATCACCACCAAGAAGAGCAGTTCAACCGAAAGCATGGAGTAACTACACGAGACTTCCATCGAGGTGACATGGTCTACGCCAAGGTCTACAGCAGCAATACCAAGTGGCAGTGGGTTCCCGGCGTCATCATTGAAGCTATCGGACGAGTCAACCATAACGTACTATTGGACGACTGGCATGGACGAAAAAAGCTGATAAGGTCGCATTCAAACCAACTCAAGCTCCGTTTCAATGAAGCATCGGTCGCAACGGATTCAACCGCCTTGGACATCCTGGTAGACATGTTCAGTCTTCAAACAAGATCACCGGCATCGCAAGTCCAAAGGATTCAACCCGAGCAAGAGACGATTCCAATTCCATCAACCTCCAGTTTTGAACCACAGCCTGAAATGGATGATCAATTACCGGCAGTTTCAAATCAACCAGGACGCACTGAGGACGGTTCCGAGTCAATGATAGAGCATGGTCGAGCCGAACAGCCAGAACTAATCGATGACACCAATGATCCACCGGTCGAGGTCAATTTCGCACCAGCAAGATCAAGCCGCCCTCAAAGAACAATTCGGATGCCTTCCAGATTTGAACCATACCTACTTTGGAGATAA